The Pogona vitticeps strain Pit_001003342236 chromosome 3, PviZW2.1, whole genome shotgun sequence genome includes a window with the following:
- the DDIAS gene encoding DNA damage-induced apoptosis suppressor protein isoform X1 — protein sequence MNGRHLLVASVISVQNANFVYPSCQNCCSKLLVDSKRYSCLKCGCTGDTEEANYRYRLSLEVADTQGVFEVTIFGSCLDVYFGVTAKDLQRYIEELNKETGEPGQDATQGVVFQAVETCFIGKKFVFAVKGFDRPDGTSSLQSICQTDRYPKAFIACQMFVPDSALTGYTVIHYLQQHQCSHCKRGHAGFWPPDLFAAFDEPSRELSSLQGLGDLNAVLSSPAGGISYFWPQSFGLTCSSISSPIVADPNSSTTIYDKQKWEDNPVSTHGQLTYNSKDHNPIVTERNEEDDTKCHLFSTQWNHVKCESEIYSFLRGEDRRLVQTPLKLAERGSFCKIAMQHSYGLPNSGKSWPHSSLCPLASPSSHARSGENSQEVPDLWDELPSSESLNEFIAKIENNNMSPAKANAGKRFPNSRIDELCEKLTPQPGIFSASFKTRQSEEMLQNLAEKVETCKEPILPYYQSSLLPCHNNSKSHQEAFQSSSSTKGNKEQGCLSNQHPVLLPWCSPAGVRLSHSNGGCSSFKGRVDQDANSFTNHHTGCSLKSTSNCLEDSCLQIKKITAHNKDHDNLANSGGKEGHFCKLNQTTGLTNIQGESFRSASGERSSEICGEKRELLLKAHEYSFKVTQSGLVQDSSDCKEGSYNASADLFDNNSGTEVTGGKLNSSRAFLAQEGSVTRQHIRFEFIPNELEASWITSGHESSSCNMLTISDQKTSTPVSSLRPRSELSLMDSPDFIPYSQPTPLARPYTLQVSHPRGNEPILTELPLNKLSWLNVRCRRRRPPVENPLVKQLFSKFLKSQRSKTADPIILGTSAPHQSFISSSPFQELPAMAGEDWIPPSEKKWVRPLAFQKRLKRRSLGRNAYCQATEKPSLSENKISSKTPTSSSRLIRLEFSPKKQPVAEDKGGSLCRYKNDVCDGQLVGVNGLSLSPSSHPMSTIPNWSPELF from the exons ATGAATGGCAGACATCTATTGGTTGCCTCTGTAATTTCTGTCCAGAACGCCAACTTTGTTTATCCCTCCTGTCAAAACTGCTGTTCCAAACTACTAGTAGATTCAAAGAG gtacAGTTGCTTAAAATGTGGCTGCACTGGTGATACCGAGGAAGCAAACTATAGATATCGCCTCTCGCTAGAAGTCGCTGACACTCAGGGTGTATTTGAAGTGACAATATTTGGAAGCTGTTTAGATGTTTATTTTGGAGTTACAGCAAAGGACCTACAGAG GTACATTGAAGAACTGAACAAAGAAACAGGAGAACCGGGCCAGGATGCAACTCAAGGTGTGGTTTTCCAAGCAGTGGAAACCTGCTTCATCGGGAAGAAGTTTGTATTTGCAGTTAAG GGTTTCGACAGACCAGATGGCaccagctccttgcagagtatcTGTCAAACGGACAGGTATCCCAAGGCTTTTATCGCCTGTCAGATGTTTGTGCCAGACTCTGCGCTCACAGGCTACACTGTTATCCATTACCTCCAGCAGCACCAGTGTTCTCACTGCAAGCGTGGCCATGCAGGTTTCTGGCCTCCAGATCTTTTTGCAGCATTTGATGAACCAAGCCGGGAGCTCAGTAGCTTGCAAGGCCTGGGTGACTTGAATGCAGTTCTGTCAAGTCCTGCAGGTGGTATTTCATATTTCTGGCCCCAGTCATTTGGGCTGACTTGCTCTTCTATTTCTTCACCAATAGTAGCAGATCCAAATTCCAGCACAACTATCTATGATAAGCAAAAGTGGGAGGACAATCCAGTTTCTACACATGGTCAGTTGACCTACAACTCAAAGGACCATAACCCGATTGTGACTGAGAGAAATGAGGAAGATGATACGAAATGTCATTTGTTTTCTACTCAATGGAACCATGTCAAGTGTGAATCAGAAATCTATTCCTTCTTAAGAGGAGAAGACAGGAGGTTGGTACAAACCCCTTTAAAATTAGCAGAGAGAGGTTCTTTCTGCAAAATTGCCATGCAACATAGTTACGGACTTCCAAATTCAGGGAAATCTTGGCCTCATAGTTCTCTTTGTCCCCTCGCTTCACCTTCAAGCCATGCTAGATCAGGTGAAAACTCTCAGGAAGTTCCAGACCTTTGGGATGAATTGCCATCATCAGAAAGTTTAAATGAATTCATAGCCAAAATTGAAAATAACAACATGTCGCCAGCAAAGGCCAATGCAGGAAAGCGTTTCCCTAATAGCAGAATTGATGAATTATGTGAAAAGTTGACTCCCCAGCCGGGAATTTTCAGTGCCAGTTTCAAGACCAGGCAATCAGAAGAGATGCTACAGAATCTAGCAGAGAAGGTGGAAACGTGCAAAGAACCTATTCTACCTTATTACCAATCTAGCCTGTTGCCATGTCACAATAACAGCAAATCTCATCAAGAAGCCTTTCAGAGTTCTTCATCCACTAAAGGAAACAAGGAACAGGGGTGTCTATCCAACCAGCATCCTGTCCTCTTGCCTTGGTGCTCTCCAGCTGGGGTTAGACTTTCTCATTCAAATGGAGGCTGTTCATCCTTCAAAGGAAGGGTTGACCAAGATGCCAATAGTTTCACGAATCACCATACTGGCTGCTCTTTAAAGTCTACCAGTAACTGCCTTGAAGACTCTTGTTTACAAATCAAGAAGATAACAGCCCACAATAAAGATCATGATAATCTAGCCAACAGTGGTGGGAAAGAGGGTCATTTCTGTAAGCTAAATCAAACTACTGGTCTCACAAACATCCAAGGAGAAAGTTTCAGATCAGCCAGTGGTGAAAGATCCAGTGAAATTtgtggggaaaagagagagcTGCTTTTAAAGGCACATGAATATAGTTTTAAAGTCACCCAGAGTGGATTGGTCCAAGACAGTTCTGATTGCAAGGAGGGCAGTTACAATGCTTCAGCTGATCTCTTCGATAATAACAGCGGAACAGAAGTCACTGGGGGAAAATTAAACTCATCTCGAGCATTCTTGGCACAAGAAGGTTCAGTGACCAGACAGCATATAAGGTTTGAATTCATACCAAATGAGTTAGAGGCTAGCTGGATTACTTCTGGACATGAATCATCATCCTGCAATATGCTCACTATTTCAGACCAAAAAACAAGCACTCCGGTTTCTAGTTTAAGGCCCAGATCTGAACTCAGTCTCATGGATTCCCCGGATTTCATACCTTATTCCCAGCCCACTCCCCTAGCCAGGCCCTACACTCTACAAGTAAGCCACCCTAGAGGAAATGAACCCATACTTACTGAATTGCCACTGAATAAGTTGTCTTGGTTAAATGTCAGATGTAGAAGACGCAGGCCTCCTGTGGAAAACCCTTTAGTAAAACAGCTTTTCAGCAAGTTCCTGAAGTCCCAAAGGTCGAAAACTGCAGATCCTATTATTCTTGGTACATCAGCTCCTCATCAGTCATTTATCAGCAGCAGCCCATTCCAAGAGTTGCCTGCAATGGCTGGTGAAGACTGGATTCccccttcagaaaaaaaatgggtgCGGCCCCTTGCTTTTCAGAAAAGGTTGAAAAGGAGAAGCCTGGGAAGAAATGCTTATTGCCAAGCCACTGAGAAGCCTTctctttctgaaaataaaataagcagcAAGACTCCAACGAGTTCTAGCAGGTTAATAAGGTTAGAATTTTCTCCAAAAAAGCAGCCAGTGGCCGAGGATAAAGGTGGAAGCCTATGTAGGTACAAAAATGATGTTTGTGACGGGCAGCTAGTCGGCGTCAATGGACTGAGCCTATCCCCTTCTTCTCACCCAATGTCCACCATTCCAAATTGGTCTCCTGAACTGTTTTAA
- the DDIAS gene encoding DNA damage-induced apoptosis suppressor protein isoform X2 — MNGRHLLVASVISVQNANFVYPSCQNCCSKLLVDSKRYIEELNKETGEPGQDATQGVVFQAVETCFIGKKFVFAVKGFDRPDGTSSLQSICQTDRYPKAFIACQMFVPDSALTGYTVIHYLQQHQCSHCKRGHAGFWPPDLFAAFDEPSRELSSLQGLGDLNAVLSSPAGGISYFWPQSFGLTCSSISSPIVADPNSSTTIYDKQKWEDNPVSTHGQLTYNSKDHNPIVTERNEEDDTKCHLFSTQWNHVKCESEIYSFLRGEDRRLVQTPLKLAERGSFCKIAMQHSYGLPNSGKSWPHSSLCPLASPSSHARSGENSQEVPDLWDELPSSESLNEFIAKIENNNMSPAKANAGKRFPNSRIDELCEKLTPQPGIFSASFKTRQSEEMLQNLAEKVETCKEPILPYYQSSLLPCHNNSKSHQEAFQSSSSTKGNKEQGCLSNQHPVLLPWCSPAGVRLSHSNGGCSSFKGRVDQDANSFTNHHTGCSLKSTSNCLEDSCLQIKKITAHNKDHDNLANSGGKEGHFCKLNQTTGLTNIQGESFRSASGERSSEICGEKRELLLKAHEYSFKVTQSGLVQDSSDCKEGSYNASADLFDNNSGTEVTGGKLNSSRAFLAQEGSVTRQHIRFEFIPNELEASWITSGHESSSCNMLTISDQKTSTPVSSLRPRSELSLMDSPDFIPYSQPTPLARPYTLQVSHPRGNEPILTELPLNKLSWLNVRCRRRRPPVENPLVKQLFSKFLKSQRSKTADPIILGTSAPHQSFISSSPFQELPAMAGEDWIPPSEKKWVRPLAFQKRLKRRSLGRNAYCQATEKPSLSENKISSKTPTSSSRLIRLEFSPKKQPVAEDKGGSLCRYKNDVCDGQLVGVNGLSLSPSSHPMSTIPNWSPELF, encoded by the exons ATGAATGGCAGACATCTATTGGTTGCCTCTGTAATTTCTGTCCAGAACGCCAACTTTGTTTATCCCTCCTGTCAAAACTGCTGTTCCAAACTACTAGTAGATTCAAAGAG GTACATTGAAGAACTGAACAAAGAAACAGGAGAACCGGGCCAGGATGCAACTCAAGGTGTGGTTTTCCAAGCAGTGGAAACCTGCTTCATCGGGAAGAAGTTTGTATTTGCAGTTAAG GGTTTCGACAGACCAGATGGCaccagctccttgcagagtatcTGTCAAACGGACAGGTATCCCAAGGCTTTTATCGCCTGTCAGATGTTTGTGCCAGACTCTGCGCTCACAGGCTACACTGTTATCCATTACCTCCAGCAGCACCAGTGTTCTCACTGCAAGCGTGGCCATGCAGGTTTCTGGCCTCCAGATCTTTTTGCAGCATTTGATGAACCAAGCCGGGAGCTCAGTAGCTTGCAAGGCCTGGGTGACTTGAATGCAGTTCTGTCAAGTCCTGCAGGTGGTATTTCATATTTCTGGCCCCAGTCATTTGGGCTGACTTGCTCTTCTATTTCTTCACCAATAGTAGCAGATCCAAATTCCAGCACAACTATCTATGATAAGCAAAAGTGGGAGGACAATCCAGTTTCTACACATGGTCAGTTGACCTACAACTCAAAGGACCATAACCCGATTGTGACTGAGAGAAATGAGGAAGATGATACGAAATGTCATTTGTTTTCTACTCAATGGAACCATGTCAAGTGTGAATCAGAAATCTATTCCTTCTTAAGAGGAGAAGACAGGAGGTTGGTACAAACCCCTTTAAAATTAGCAGAGAGAGGTTCTTTCTGCAAAATTGCCATGCAACATAGTTACGGACTTCCAAATTCAGGGAAATCTTGGCCTCATAGTTCTCTTTGTCCCCTCGCTTCACCTTCAAGCCATGCTAGATCAGGTGAAAACTCTCAGGAAGTTCCAGACCTTTGGGATGAATTGCCATCATCAGAAAGTTTAAATGAATTCATAGCCAAAATTGAAAATAACAACATGTCGCCAGCAAAGGCCAATGCAGGAAAGCGTTTCCCTAATAGCAGAATTGATGAATTATGTGAAAAGTTGACTCCCCAGCCGGGAATTTTCAGTGCCAGTTTCAAGACCAGGCAATCAGAAGAGATGCTACAGAATCTAGCAGAGAAGGTGGAAACGTGCAAAGAACCTATTCTACCTTATTACCAATCTAGCCTGTTGCCATGTCACAATAACAGCAAATCTCATCAAGAAGCCTTTCAGAGTTCTTCATCCACTAAAGGAAACAAGGAACAGGGGTGTCTATCCAACCAGCATCCTGTCCTCTTGCCTTGGTGCTCTCCAGCTGGGGTTAGACTTTCTCATTCAAATGGAGGCTGTTCATCCTTCAAAGGAAGGGTTGACCAAGATGCCAATAGTTTCACGAATCACCATACTGGCTGCTCTTTAAAGTCTACCAGTAACTGCCTTGAAGACTCTTGTTTACAAATCAAGAAGATAACAGCCCACAATAAAGATCATGATAATCTAGCCAACAGTGGTGGGAAAGAGGGTCATTTCTGTAAGCTAAATCAAACTACTGGTCTCACAAACATCCAAGGAGAAAGTTTCAGATCAGCCAGTGGTGAAAGATCCAGTGAAATTtgtggggaaaagagagagcTGCTTTTAAAGGCACATGAATATAGTTTTAAAGTCACCCAGAGTGGATTGGTCCAAGACAGTTCTGATTGCAAGGAGGGCAGTTACAATGCTTCAGCTGATCTCTTCGATAATAACAGCGGAACAGAAGTCACTGGGGGAAAATTAAACTCATCTCGAGCATTCTTGGCACAAGAAGGTTCAGTGACCAGACAGCATATAAGGTTTGAATTCATACCAAATGAGTTAGAGGCTAGCTGGATTACTTCTGGACATGAATCATCATCCTGCAATATGCTCACTATTTCAGACCAAAAAACAAGCACTCCGGTTTCTAGTTTAAGGCCCAGATCTGAACTCAGTCTCATGGATTCCCCGGATTTCATACCTTATTCCCAGCCCACTCCCCTAGCCAGGCCCTACACTCTACAAGTAAGCCACCCTAGAGGAAATGAACCCATACTTACTGAATTGCCACTGAATAAGTTGTCTTGGTTAAATGTCAGATGTAGAAGACGCAGGCCTCCTGTGGAAAACCCTTTAGTAAAACAGCTTTTCAGCAAGTTCCTGAAGTCCCAAAGGTCGAAAACTGCAGATCCTATTATTCTTGGTACATCAGCTCCTCATCAGTCATTTATCAGCAGCAGCCCATTCCAAGAGTTGCCTGCAATGGCTGGTGAAGACTGGATTCccccttcagaaaaaaaatgggtgCGGCCCCTTGCTTTTCAGAAAAGGTTGAAAAGGAGAAGCCTGGGAAGAAATGCTTATTGCCAAGCCACTGAGAAGCCTTctctttctgaaaataaaataagcagcAAGACTCCAACGAGTTCTAGCAGGTTAATAAGGTTAGAATTTTCTCCAAAAAAGCAGCCAGTGGCCGAGGATAAAGGTGGAAGCCTATGTAGGTACAAAAATGATGTTTGTGACGGGCAGCTAGTCGGCGTCAATGGACTGAGCCTATCCCCTTCTTCTCACCCAATGTCCACCATTCCAAATTGGTCTCCTGAACTGTTTTAA
- the DDIAS gene encoding DNA damage-induced apoptosis suppressor protein isoform X3: MFVPDSALTGYTVIHYLQQHQCSHCKRGHAGFWPPDLFAAFDEPSRELSSLQGLGDLNAVLSSPAGGISYFWPQSFGLTCSSISSPIVADPNSSTTIYDKQKWEDNPVSTHGQLTYNSKDHNPIVTERNEEDDTKCHLFSTQWNHVKCESEIYSFLRGEDRRLVQTPLKLAERGSFCKIAMQHSYGLPNSGKSWPHSSLCPLASPSSHARSGENSQEVPDLWDELPSSESLNEFIAKIENNNMSPAKANAGKRFPNSRIDELCEKLTPQPGIFSASFKTRQSEEMLQNLAEKVETCKEPILPYYQSSLLPCHNNSKSHQEAFQSSSSTKGNKEQGCLSNQHPVLLPWCSPAGVRLSHSNGGCSSFKGRVDQDANSFTNHHTGCSLKSTSNCLEDSCLQIKKITAHNKDHDNLANSGGKEGHFCKLNQTTGLTNIQGESFRSASGERSSEICGEKRELLLKAHEYSFKVTQSGLVQDSSDCKEGSYNASADLFDNNSGTEVTGGKLNSSRAFLAQEGSVTRQHIRFEFIPNELEASWITSGHESSSCNMLTISDQKTSTPVSSLRPRSELSLMDSPDFIPYSQPTPLARPYTLQVSHPRGNEPILTELPLNKLSWLNVRCRRRRPPVENPLVKQLFSKFLKSQRSKTADPIILGTSAPHQSFISSSPFQELPAMAGEDWIPPSEKKWVRPLAFQKRLKRRSLGRNAYCQATEKPSLSENKISSKTPTSSSRLIRLEFSPKKQPVAEDKGGSLCRYKNDVCDGQLVGVNGLSLSPSSHPMSTIPNWSPELF, translated from the coding sequence ATGTTTGTGCCAGACTCTGCGCTCACAGGCTACACTGTTATCCATTACCTCCAGCAGCACCAGTGTTCTCACTGCAAGCGTGGCCATGCAGGTTTCTGGCCTCCAGATCTTTTTGCAGCATTTGATGAACCAAGCCGGGAGCTCAGTAGCTTGCAAGGCCTGGGTGACTTGAATGCAGTTCTGTCAAGTCCTGCAGGTGGTATTTCATATTTCTGGCCCCAGTCATTTGGGCTGACTTGCTCTTCTATTTCTTCACCAATAGTAGCAGATCCAAATTCCAGCACAACTATCTATGATAAGCAAAAGTGGGAGGACAATCCAGTTTCTACACATGGTCAGTTGACCTACAACTCAAAGGACCATAACCCGATTGTGACTGAGAGAAATGAGGAAGATGATACGAAATGTCATTTGTTTTCTACTCAATGGAACCATGTCAAGTGTGAATCAGAAATCTATTCCTTCTTAAGAGGAGAAGACAGGAGGTTGGTACAAACCCCTTTAAAATTAGCAGAGAGAGGTTCTTTCTGCAAAATTGCCATGCAACATAGTTACGGACTTCCAAATTCAGGGAAATCTTGGCCTCATAGTTCTCTTTGTCCCCTCGCTTCACCTTCAAGCCATGCTAGATCAGGTGAAAACTCTCAGGAAGTTCCAGACCTTTGGGATGAATTGCCATCATCAGAAAGTTTAAATGAATTCATAGCCAAAATTGAAAATAACAACATGTCGCCAGCAAAGGCCAATGCAGGAAAGCGTTTCCCTAATAGCAGAATTGATGAATTATGTGAAAAGTTGACTCCCCAGCCGGGAATTTTCAGTGCCAGTTTCAAGACCAGGCAATCAGAAGAGATGCTACAGAATCTAGCAGAGAAGGTGGAAACGTGCAAAGAACCTATTCTACCTTATTACCAATCTAGCCTGTTGCCATGTCACAATAACAGCAAATCTCATCAAGAAGCCTTTCAGAGTTCTTCATCCACTAAAGGAAACAAGGAACAGGGGTGTCTATCCAACCAGCATCCTGTCCTCTTGCCTTGGTGCTCTCCAGCTGGGGTTAGACTTTCTCATTCAAATGGAGGCTGTTCATCCTTCAAAGGAAGGGTTGACCAAGATGCCAATAGTTTCACGAATCACCATACTGGCTGCTCTTTAAAGTCTACCAGTAACTGCCTTGAAGACTCTTGTTTACAAATCAAGAAGATAACAGCCCACAATAAAGATCATGATAATCTAGCCAACAGTGGTGGGAAAGAGGGTCATTTCTGTAAGCTAAATCAAACTACTGGTCTCACAAACATCCAAGGAGAAAGTTTCAGATCAGCCAGTGGTGAAAGATCCAGTGAAATTtgtggggaaaagagagagcTGCTTTTAAAGGCACATGAATATAGTTTTAAAGTCACCCAGAGTGGATTGGTCCAAGACAGTTCTGATTGCAAGGAGGGCAGTTACAATGCTTCAGCTGATCTCTTCGATAATAACAGCGGAACAGAAGTCACTGGGGGAAAATTAAACTCATCTCGAGCATTCTTGGCACAAGAAGGTTCAGTGACCAGACAGCATATAAGGTTTGAATTCATACCAAATGAGTTAGAGGCTAGCTGGATTACTTCTGGACATGAATCATCATCCTGCAATATGCTCACTATTTCAGACCAAAAAACAAGCACTCCGGTTTCTAGTTTAAGGCCCAGATCTGAACTCAGTCTCATGGATTCCCCGGATTTCATACCTTATTCCCAGCCCACTCCCCTAGCCAGGCCCTACACTCTACAAGTAAGCCACCCTAGAGGAAATGAACCCATACTTACTGAATTGCCACTGAATAAGTTGTCTTGGTTAAATGTCAGATGTAGAAGACGCAGGCCTCCTGTGGAAAACCCTTTAGTAAAACAGCTTTTCAGCAAGTTCCTGAAGTCCCAAAGGTCGAAAACTGCAGATCCTATTATTCTTGGTACATCAGCTCCTCATCAGTCATTTATCAGCAGCAGCCCATTCCAAGAGTTGCCTGCAATGGCTGGTGAAGACTGGATTCccccttcagaaaaaaaatgggtgCGGCCCCTTGCTTTTCAGAAAAGGTTGAAAAGGAGAAGCCTGGGAAGAAATGCTTATTGCCAAGCCACTGAGAAGCCTTctctttctgaaaataaaataagcagcAAGACTCCAACGAGTTCTAGCAGGTTAATAAGGTTAGAATTTTCTCCAAAAAAGCAGCCAGTGGCCGAGGATAAAGGTGGAAGCCTATGTAGGTACAAAAATGATGTTTGTGACGGGCAGCTAGTCGGCGTCAATGGACTGAGCCTATCCCCTTCTTCTCACCCAATGTCCACCATTCCAAATTGGTCTCCTGAACTGTTTTAA